In a genomic window of Roseiflexus castenholzii DSM 13941:
- a CDS encoding glutamate-5-semialdehyde dehydrogenase, whose amino-acid sequence MTNLEEIGARARAAGRRLALMPTERKNAALEAIAAALLDEANAAEVLAANADDVAAGRDAGLSPALIDRMTLTPQRLAAIAADTRTVAGLPDPVGERFDATVLENGLRVHKRRVPLGVVGVIYEARPNVTVDVAALCLKSGNAAILRGGKEITRSCAALTRLIQNALAQTGLPADAIQVIDNPDRALVEQLLRLDRYVDVIIPRGGAGLHRFCREKASIPVITGGIGVCHIYVDQAADLEMVVPIVHNAKVQRPSVCNALDTLLVHRAVAAEMLPAVARDLLASNVELRVDEEAMALLRAAGFDTPQIVPAQESDFGVEFMALILSIRVVAGLDEALEHIARFGDHSDAIITRDPATAEAFVQAVDSSAVFVNASTRFNDGGQLGLGAEIAISTQKLHARGPMALRELTSYKWVVEGDGHVRA is encoded by the coding sequence ATGACGAACCTTGAAGAGATTGGCGCGCGCGCCCGCGCTGCCGGGAGGCGCCTGGCATTGATGCCGACGGAGCGTAAGAATGCGGCGCTCGAAGCAATTGCAGCGGCGCTGCTCGACGAAGCCAATGCGGCTGAGGTGCTGGCTGCCAATGCTGATGATGTCGCCGCCGGGCGCGATGCCGGGCTGTCACCTGCCCTGATCGACAGGATGACGCTGACGCCGCAGCGCCTTGCTGCGATTGCCGCCGATACCCGCACCGTTGCCGGACTGCCCGATCCGGTGGGTGAGCGTTTCGATGCGACCGTGCTGGAGAACGGACTGCGGGTGCACAAACGTCGCGTGCCGCTCGGCGTTGTCGGCGTTATTTACGAGGCGCGCCCCAATGTGACGGTCGATGTCGCTGCGCTCTGCCTGAAATCGGGCAATGCAGCGATTCTGCGCGGCGGTAAGGAGATCACCCGATCCTGCGCGGCGCTGACGCGCTTGATCCAGAACGCTCTCGCGCAGACCGGGCTTCCCGCCGATGCTATTCAGGTGATCGACAACCCGGACCGCGCGCTGGTCGAGCAGTTGCTGCGCCTTGATCGCTACGTCGATGTCATTATCCCGCGCGGCGGTGCGGGGCTGCACCGTTTCTGCCGCGAGAAGGCAAGCATCCCGGTGATTACCGGCGGCATTGGTGTGTGCCACATCTACGTCGATCAGGCGGCTGACCTGGAGATGGTCGTTCCTATCGTCCACAACGCCAAGGTGCAACGTCCGAGCGTCTGCAACGCGCTCGACACGCTCCTGGTGCATCGCGCGGTCGCAGCCGAGATGTTGCCGGCGGTTGCCCGCGATCTTCTCGCCAGCAACGTTGAACTGCGCGTTGATGAAGAAGCCATGGCGCTCCTGCGCGCCGCAGGGTTCGACACTCCGCAGATCGTCCCTGCACAGGAGAGCGATTTCGGCGTAGAGTTCATGGCGCTGATCCTCTCCATTCGCGTTGTGGCGGGGCTGGACGAGGCGCTGGAGCATATTGCGCGCTTCGGCGACCATTCGGACGCGATTATCACCCGCGATCCGGCGACGGCGGAAGCGTTTGTGCAGGCGGTCGACTCGTCGGCGGTATTCGTCAATGCTTCGACCCGCTTCAACGATGGCGGGCAACTGGGGTTAGGCGCCGAGATTGCGATCAGCACCCAGAAACTTCATGCGCGCGGACCGATGGCGCTGCGTGAACTGACTTCCTACAAATGGGTGGTGGAAGGTGATGGACACGTGCGCGCCTGA
- a CDS encoding cytochrome P450, whose amino-acid sequence MHHAPDPLPELWSPAAIENPYPIYDYWRATQPIRWTGGDWQMFRYVDVQFFLRDPRLGADQFQVDPQWLADTGLAPLFEARAKMMLFTDPPDHTRLRTLVHRAFTPRVVESYRPLVQRIVDQLLDVAAARGEIELIGEFAYPLPVTVIAHMLGVPVNMHDQFRRWSDSLAAFIGGTTRPEAEVFPVALKAVIEMTDFFLALVAERRRAPRNDLLSALAQAEDGGDRLSEQELVANSILLLLAGHETTTNLIGNGTLALLRHPDQFALLRDQPELAASAIEELLRYDSPVQMTSRRALTDIEFQGHRIEAGQTVTVFIGSANRDPAQYEDPARLDLTRSDVRHLSFGHGPHYCLGAPLARLEGQVAISTLVRRFPNMRLLDERIAWRDNFALRGLQSLRLAL is encoded by the coding sequence ATGCATCACGCACCTGATCCGCTGCCCGAACTCTGGAGTCCGGCAGCCATTGAGAATCCCTACCCGATCTACGACTACTGGCGCGCCACACAACCGATCCGCTGGACGGGAGGTGACTGGCAGATGTTTCGCTACGTGGATGTTCAGTTCTTCCTGCGCGATCCGCGCCTGGGCGCCGATCAGTTTCAGGTCGATCCGCAATGGCTGGCGGACACCGGGCTGGCGCCGCTCTTCGAGGCGCGCGCGAAGATGATGCTCTTCACCGATCCGCCCGACCATACCCGACTCCGCACACTGGTGCATCGCGCCTTCACGCCGCGCGTCGTCGAGTCGTACCGTCCGCTGGTGCAGCGCATTGTCGATCAGTTGCTCGATGTGGCTGCGGCGCGCGGCGAGATTGAACTGATCGGCGAGTTTGCCTACCCGCTGCCGGTAACGGTCATTGCCCACATGCTTGGCGTTCCCGTTAATATGCACGACCAGTTTCGTCGCTGGTCGGATAGTCTGGCAGCCTTCATTGGCGGCACGACGCGCCCTGAAGCCGAGGTGTTTCCTGTGGCGCTGAAGGCGGTGATCGAGATGACCGACTTCTTTCTGGCGCTCGTGGCTGAACGACGTCGCGCACCGCGCAACGACCTGCTCTCGGCGCTGGCGCAGGCGGAAGATGGCGGAGATCGACTGAGCGAACAGGAACTGGTTGCCAACAGTATCCTCCTGCTCCTCGCCGGTCACGAAACGACCACCAATCTGATCGGCAACGGCACGCTGGCGCTGCTGCGCCATCCCGATCAGTTTGCGCTGCTGCGCGATCAGCCGGAACTTGCCGCTTCCGCTATCGAAGAATTGTTGCGCTACGACAGTCCGGTGCAGATGACGAGTCGCCGCGCACTGACCGACATCGAGTTCCAAGGGCATCGTATCGAAGCCGGGCAGACGGTGACTGTCTTCATCGGTTCGGCAAATCGCGATCCGGCGCAGTATGAAGACCCGGCGCGGCTCGACCTGACGCGCAGCGATGTGCGGCACCTGTCGTTCGGGCATGGTCCGCACTACTGCCTTGGCGCACCGCTGGCGCGGCTGGAAGGGCAGGTGGCGATCAGCACCCTGGTACGTCGCTTCCCCAATATGCGCCTGCTCGATGAACGCATCGCGTGGCGCGACAATTTTGCGCTGCGCGGGTTACAATCGCTGCGCCTGGCACTGTAG
- a CDS encoding nitronate monooxygenase, with protein sequence MPSVDLAPNNPYGLPLRAPVMTAAGCLGFGVEYERIIPLKHLGAIVTGSISLHGRRALPPLRLVETPGGVLSVGAWRDPGLTRVLREYAPAWAAWETPVILSVATDHRKVAAALEGVEGIAGIELTVGDDWSAAVRVVAAVRAVTLLPLLVKLPLHARLIATARSVVDVGADAVTIAAPPRASAADPHTGELVHGWLSGPAIRPLVLEAVAEVCATLPAPVVACGGIVTAADARPFLAAGAIAVQVGSALLADPWAAVRIAEALENAP encoded by the coding sequence ATGCCGTCAGTCGATCTTGCGCCGAACAATCCATATGGATTACCGCTGCGGGCGCCGGTGATGACGGCTGCCGGTTGCCTGGGGTTTGGCGTTGAGTATGAACGCATCATTCCGCTCAAACATTTGGGCGCCATCGTCACCGGCAGCATCTCGTTGCACGGCAGGCGCGCTCTGCCGCCGTTGCGACTGGTCGAAACGCCGGGTGGGGTGCTGAGCGTGGGCGCATGGCGCGATCCGGGGTTGACACGGGTATTGCGCGAATACGCTCCTGCATGGGCAGCCTGGGAGACGCCGGTGATTCTAAGCGTCGCGACGGATCATCGCAAGGTCGCGGCAGCGCTCGAAGGCGTCGAGGGAATTGCGGGCATAGAACTGACCGTTGGCGACGATTGGAGTGCGGCGGTGAGAGTCGTCGCAGCGGTGCGCGCGGTGACATTGCTGCCGCTGCTGGTCAAACTGCCATTGCACGCGCGCTTGATCGCTACAGCGCGCTCGGTCGTCGATGTCGGCGCCGACGCCGTGACCATTGCCGCACCGCCGCGTGCCAGCGCAGCAGACCCGCACACCGGCGAACTGGTGCATGGTTGGCTCTCCGGTCCTGCCATTCGTCCGCTGGTGCTGGAGGCAGTCGCTGAAGTGTGTGCCACGCTGCCCGCGCCGGTCGTGGCGTGCGGTGGGATCGTGACTGCCGCCGACGCACGACCCTTTCTGGCGGCAGGCGCCATTGCAGTGCAGGTAGGATCGGCATTACTCGCCGATCCGTGGGCAGCGGTGCGCATAGCAGAGGCGCTGGAGAATGCGCCCTGA